The genomic window TGATGTTCTTCTTTATTTAAGGGTATTAACTAGTGTCATGTCAAAACAAATTGAATCCACCTCCTCATTTAGGATTTTTGCTCCGCCGgctcataaaaaagaaaagaagaaaaaaaaaaggatgatgtGTGGCTTCTTCTATATATTTACATGGACTGATGAAAAGGAACAAATAGGTTATATTACACAGTGACAACAGGAATCTTGCAAATGAAGATGAGCCTTGGCAcaatggtaaggttgctccatAGTGATCTAAGGTCATAGGTCCGAAACACAGAAACAATCTCTCCACATGCAGGGGTAAGGTTGCATATATTTGATGCTCCCCATACCCTGCAATGGAAGGAGTGTTGTGCACTGGGCCACCCATTTTGGGGGAGATTTTGCAAATACTATTTCTTTAATGTCCACCCAATGGTCAGGGTTTTCATTGCATCTGCCTGGTACTAGTACAGAAAAATGATGCTGTTTCTGCAGCATGAATATATAGTATTATACTTAAGGACAGACCTTGGAACACTCCATCCCTTGGCAAAGGTGGATGTGTGAGTAAAAGGAGCATGAGCAAGATCCAAAAGATTGTCCAGAAGAAGCCCATGCTCCACTGGGAGCTCCATAACAATCTGTGTGCATGTAAACAATGTAAGAGTTGCATTTGATATAATCACAACATGTAtattcaaaaacaaaaaaaaaaaaaaagaaatttaaacACCACTGATTTCTACTAGGATCAATACCATTTAAAAGCTTATGTCTACTTATGGAAATTGTTTTATAACATGCTAAATGTCTACTTCATATTTTATTGTTTGACCATTTGGTATGATGGATAACACATGGTTTTACCTCTGCATGAATTGTAAATCCTGGAGGAGGTTGCAAAGAAGGAAGCGTTTCCAAAGGGGGTGAATCACCGGCCAGATCCAGACCATCCCCTCATGCTCGAAGCATGGCAAAGATTGGATTCGCACATTTAGCATGTGTGTGGATGGCATTTTCTCACATTTTCCATCAGTTGAGTATTCCCAACCTGAAATATATTCCAACCCCGATCATGATTTGCAAAAACTTTTTGACTCTTTTAGGCCCAAAAACAATAGAAAGGTTCCACATGGAGTCTAAAAGTGACTGCTGACAGTGGAAGCATGATcatttttcatgaaaaagaatGCGTAGTTGTCTCTTAATATGATATCAGGCaccataactttttttttttctttttttataatcATGTTTCTTTACTGGCTTCTAATTGGTTGGAGAAATGAAATGCATTACCATATCAGTAGTATGGCAATGTAGTTCTATATGGTGGTATTGAGCTTGAAATGCATCACAACATAAGCACTATGTTGGTCTCACAATCACTAGATTGAAGTTACATTTAAACTTTCTACTCTAAGTACATGAAAGAAATCCATAATAACAGATTCAAGATAAATAATGAAATGATATCCCTGAGGGCTGAAGAGTTTGGCCACCAGTAAGACTGTGCAAGTGGATGTGTATAGCTATAGAAGGAACGGGTTCGTAAAAAGGAAATGTCTAATTGTAAAATGGTGAAATCTAATTGACAAACCCTTTTAAAGCTTCAGTGTCAAATTACTAAAGGAGGGAAAAAGTAACTTTAGTTGTAGTACATGGTTACCTGCACCAAAAGTTTGTCAGAACAAGTGTTCATACATTTAAATTCCGATAATGGCGAAGGAggaaattttaggaaaaatagATAAATCTACGTGTACAGGAATTTTTAAAGTATGAAAATTAACAAAGAAGAGGCAAAACATGCAAAGCTCATATTGAAACAAGTTAATGTTCAATGAGGATAAGAGATGCAATACGGATACTGAGAACTCATTGGAAATCTATcaccatttagaaaaataatgcTTACCATGATAAGGGCATTGGATACGACCCTCATTCACAGATCCAAGGTGAAGGGGCAAGCTCTATGAGCACATGTATTCCGCACACAACCTGGCTTCCCATCTTTGCCCCGAAATATTACCCATGGCTCTTCGAAACAATCTATAGGAATCTAGAAATACGAATGTAAATGTTAAAAAAGTGCAAATTCAAAGTACCATAATGGATTCATCCTTTTTCCTTATGAGATAGAAAAGCTTACATACCATTGTATCATCTTTTAGATCATTAGAAAAAGCAACTGGGTACCAAAAATTTTTCAAGTTGGGGTGATATGGCTGTATGGGACCAGACACATTCAGACTGCTTTGGTAGGACTTGGTTTTCACAGGATCTGCATATGTTGATGAAGTGCTTGGAGTAAGTGATGTTCTGTCAGCAGTGGATTCACTTGAGGTTCTATCTGGTAGGAGTTTGTCATTCACCAGTGCTTCCATGTATGCCAGCTTGTCCAGTGCAGCTGCTACCCTTGCTTCTGATAAGTGAACCTGATTAAATTTTCAGAGAAGGGTCATGTTGGTTTTCTATAAAAGAAATCTATTCACAATTGGACAAGGATCTTGACTTGGCCTCTTTTAATTAAAATGTATCTAGACCTTTCCATGGGCCTCTGCTAGTTCTTGTTGCAACTCAGCGAGCTCTTTCTTCATGGTTCCAATTGACTTAAATTCACGTGCTAAAGGGTTGAGAACTTCTACCACCTGCATTTAGGAAGAAAAATATCTCTGAAATAGAATTATATTGGACCTTTAGGCATGATGCACTAGGCTAAATATCACATTTGTTTCTTGCTTTTGTGCCTTTGAAAAGTCAAATTTAGTTTGAACAAAAGTATGCAAGTGCTCCAGAGATTCAACTAACAATTTGAAACTTGGAGTTCGAACTTTTTATCCTTAGTGGGTTTTCTCTCTATCCTGGTATGGCCTCCTTTCTAGACAAAcagaaatctacagtaaaaatttgaaattaaaaatttttggatcaCAGAAAAGAAAACATATTGAAGGAAAAAACCTACTAAAGCCTAAATTATTTCTGACATGAAGCTAAAAACCAAAAATGTTAAATAATTCATGAAAAATGTCTCTTATCCACTCAACAGAAAATCTGGAGTCCAGTTGGGAAGTGCTTGATGGTTATATGGAAAGTTGTCTCTATCATGCTTATAACTTCTAAACTAGTTAGTTAAGCATTTAACAAGTATTATTCTCATACAGACATTTTTGTtatcatatattctcaagataagCATTTTGTGTCCTATTTTATGTATCCTTTCTGGGGTCTTCAAATTAGCATATGCTATATTCTTTCTTTGTCATCTACCTATAAGGTCAAATTATGTCCTGGTGATATGCCTATGACATTTTGCATTACACGCATGAATGAAAAATGACCAGtttctaacttaaagagaggAGGTCAGTGGCTAACACTACCAGCGAACATGATTATCTACATGACTACTTCAGTGTAATTTATTAGTTGCTTTGCCATAAGCTCTTCCTAAACTTAGATATAGCATGACAAAGAGATAAGGACATACCATGGACCCAAAAGATCCAGTTCATTAGCCAAACAATCTTTAGTATGAATTCCTCTAACACAAAGTAGAAGTAGGTTTCTTGTTAAGATGTATGATTATATGTACCTTCTCATGAAGGAGCATGATGGTTAGCAGGTCTTGACGAGCCCTCCAGTCACAGTACTGGATGTCCATTCTGGCCACCTCCAAAGCTTGGTTCACATCTAAGTGCTTCCCATTAGATGGTAGCACCCTTGGTCCAGGGTGTTCAACATCAAATATTGCTCCCCAAGTATTCTTCATCAACCCACCACTCCCTTCTTCTCCAATCACAGCCAACACCCTGAATCCATATCTACCACCAAAATTCTGCGACTAGTAAAAAGATACATCCGATCATCAAAAGAAAATACATAAAATAGGCTCAGttttttccatttgaattcaaatttgctcCACAATATAAGATAACCAAGCTAGCTTATTGGTTAGATAATCAAAAGTATTTGATTTGGAATTTTCTCTAAAAGGAATTAAATGCAACAAACTATTTTAGGTACATTTTCAAGTGATTTAGGCAGATGATTCATTTGCCTTCTTcaacaaaaccaaaaaaaaaaaaaaaaaactatttgagAACTTTTTGCTAATGAATTGGCCAAAAGGATCAGTAATTATCCAGTTATTAATCACCACATTTGCCTAAAACTAACTATGAATTAAATGCAACAAACTATTTTAGGTACATTTTCAAGTGATTTAGGCAGATGATTCATTTGCCTTCTTcaacaaaaccaaaaaaaaaaaaactatttgagAACTTTTTGCTAATGAATTGGCCAAAAGGATCAGTAATTATCCAGTTATTAATCACCACATTTGCCTAAAACTAACTATATTTACTTCTAAATCACTATAACATGAACAAAACTCGCCTTCTTGGATCAGGAAATTGCGATGCCTAACTCAACCACATGATTCAGGAATTCTTCTCTGGCTTGTTCTGAAGTCACATTTCCCATTTAAAAAATTAGCTAAAATTTTCACTTTCGAACATGATAAAAAATTGAACTTTTTGAGCACAACTAGCTCTATTAACGATCTGATAAAATGATTATAGCTTTCCATAGAAGAAGTTTTAGAAAGAGGATATTTTTTGTCGGAAACTAACATCTCGAAGATCGATAAAAATCTCACCTTTTTCAAGTAGAAATTAGAAGACGGCCGGAAAAGCGAGGTGGGGAGCAGAGACAGCGCCACCGCCGTGGTCATGGAAGGGATCAGATCCAAAGACAAAGATCTCGGGGGGAGAGAAAAACACGTCTAATGTAAATCGAAAACACTTGCGGgaatttatatattttgatgTCGGACAGCTTGCCGATAAGGGCGAGCGTTGCCCGCGATCGACCGGGGCCTCCCTCGGCCTGCCACGTGCGCGAGCGTGGGAGGACTCTGCGGCTCACGTGGCGCTCCCGCTAGCCACAAGCTCCCATGGACCCCACcttgggggggggggtgggttCCACTATCTTGTTAGGTGGACCTCCACATCTTGCCACCTCGGTTTGGACCAATCCGGACTGAGTTCCGAAGATATGATAGAGCGCCTTGATGGCGTATCACAACCGTCCGTTTTCCTTGATGGGAGATGGTTcttgttttgcttttttttttttttttttggtaactttTCTAGTTTTGCTCTTTGATGGAACAGGAAGAATATATCAGCCGTGAATCTATTTGCAAAGGAATCCAGAATTTCCTTTGGCGTGTTTCACAGCGAATATGCTTCCGAACATTGTTCTGCCATGTAGAAGCTGAAGCAAGAGTCCGAAACACCAATACCAAGGTCATGAAATCAACCAGACTTTCTTTGGCAACGAATGCTACATCGTGAAGAGCTTATCGCACTCCCTCATGTGCATGCATTTCTATCTTACATCGGATGAAAGGATCCCACAAACCTTATTGTGGTGCCGTTGCCGCATTTCTCTGGGCCGGGGAGCAGTAGTAGAGATTGAGTGCTCCATACAATCTGCACAGGATAAATTTGATTCGGAGATTTTTCGGTGAAAAATTTTTGATACTTAAATCAATcaagttttaaaataataaaaatttttataaaaaaataattttaaatttaaaaaaaaatctacagaAGAATCCTCTATATCTCCTTCCGTAAGAGAGAAGTGTACATTATGTAAATTATCGATAACTATTACGAAAAATCATAGGCCAATATTGTTGTAGAAAGTGGGTGATTATGGTACTAACTCATGTGTCACGTTCTGTTGTAATTGCGAGAGTAATTGTCCAACATTTGAGGGACGTGATGCTGGCCCATGTTCTCTTATAATGTTGTCTCTAGATCTTCGATAGCCATCGGCTTAAGTTTGATCATGAGGTCAATAGTAGACAATACGGTCTTCAGACTTATCGAGGATAATGTCAGGAGACAAAATCCGATATGATCGTCCGCTTCTTTCTAGCTCTAAGGGATTGAGTTAGGACCATAGCAATGAGGGCTCTCTTCAGAAGGAGTAGGACATATAGATGATGCTTACCACAGAGGTCTTCTCGATGTTGAAAGAGCAGGACATCCACATGATGATTATTGTCGAAATCCTCTTCGGTGCAGGAGCAGGATATCCAGGTGATGCTTGTTATCAGGACGTTCAGACATCCACAATTATAGTCAGCCATCAGCCAATGAGTGTGTTCTGAAGATTAGTCCCAAGGATAAAAATTGTGATAGTATGATCTTATAACAGTTGCCTATACATTTTATCTATATGCATATGAGAGTTTTTCTCATAAACTTGCAATAACTCATGTTATCATGTAGAGAAAACTCCAGCAACATGACATGTAGAACATTCTGACTCCATTTTCAACTAGAtctttatattttgatcatcttgTTGCTTGATTTTTCATCAACTTGCCACAAGTCCCTTTGAGAAAAGAGAATGTCTCTACATTAAAGCCCAATCATTCAAACACAAATTTAAGTTTCTTATAAATTTTATGAGCGCCTAATTCTTACAAAAAATTTGGAAATAAAAGCTCCACTCAGGATATgtttacatgcataaaatttattttttttgaaaatataattatttatttatttattttattagacAACTTATAAATTTAGAAAGTTCATAactattttctaatttttatatttttatgaaaaaatcttgatttttcttttgttttccatTAATTTCCTCCTAATCAAGCATTCTCTAACTTAATCTTAAACACATAATTTCAAGGTTGATGGATACGGACACATACATGTTGTAGCACACTTTTTTTCACAAAATGTccggatcttttttttttttcataaaaatcaacTATCAAtctgaaaatatatatttttttcataaaaatatatagttttttttttaaaacgtcAGATTGTAATgtcaaaaggagaaagaaaaaaaacctCTTGTTTCCATTTATAAaatcaacgaaaaaaaaaaaaggtcccaCCGGGATTCGAACCCAGGTCGCCAGATTCAAAGTCTGAAGTGCTAACCACTACACCATGGAACCAAGGCAATGTCCGGTTCGAAGATGTTAAACCTTTGGCACATATCTTCAAGACTCTGAGACCCAGCCCAACATTTATTCTGAGGCCGCCGCAGTTTCTTCCTTCCAAGTTGCAGTCATGGCCGAAGATTCTGGAGCCCACCCTCTCACTGGCCTTACTGATTAGGTATAGTGGTCGGTGACAATCAAGAAAGCCACCCCAGGGAAATGTCTTGCTTTTCCACCAAAAGGATTTAAAAGATGGAGCTCAATCAAAAGTTAGAATCACCTCTCAATTTGTAAGTTGTTGAAAGAATTAATCTTAAttccttatttatttttgtatgcaGATTGTTCTATAAGACCTAGCTTTTTCATATATTTGGAGCGAAAGGCCTAGCCAATTTCTGATCAACAAAATAAAAGTTCATCATGCAGAACGAAACAAAGGTTGAGGTAAAATGTTTTAAGCTTATAATCCAGCTGTGCAACCAAAATATTGGCTAACAGGTTGCGCATCTAAACGTAAGATATCAATCTGTAGCCAGATAGAGTTCAATTTGTGGCCAGATAGAATCTGCCATCATGGAATCTAACAACAAGGCATAAATGTTGGACCGATTAGGAAAGCAAAGCTTAAGTCAAGttgttctaccaaaaaaaaaatttaagtcaaGTTTCTACTAGTGAGTAAGAAAGAGATGAGAAAGTTTGGTTGGGTAAGTTATCATCCCTTCTTTACATAATGTAACAATAACATCTTCAAGAAATGTAGAAAGCTAAAACCCCTCCAATCTTCATTCTCATCTGCTGATTAACTTAGGATTCCaatagaacaaaagaaattgtacAGCTAACCATTAAccgccaaaaaaaaagaaaaaaaagaatgttatggaataaaataaataaataaataaataccagTAATCTAACAGCACTACTTTTCAATGTACATTTGTAATACAGTGAACACCAAAACCATTTAAACATTTAGCTTTTCTATAATCTACTAGTTTTCTACACAACTGCTGCTCCTACTTCGAGACAAGAAGCTTGTAAACCCAGAAAGAGTCGAGGATGAGGACAAGAGTGGAGACGGTGGAGACCCCCTCTCTTTACCACTGGGGAGAGTATAGCTGCATATCTTCCCAGAGGAACTGCTAGAATGAAATAGAAGATCTGGCGAGCCTCCATTAGGTTCTAGCTTCTCGGCTTCAAGCATGAAGTCATCTAAAGCTGTCAGTGATTTCAACTGCTGGCCGAGAGAGGCAATTGTTTTCTGGCACTCTGCCAGCTTCCCAGCAGCCATGGCAAGCTCTCTCTCCTGTGATAAAGACAATCATTAAAATGAGCAGTCAAAGAAACATTCATGATGGACAGCTTTAACTGGTCTATAACAGGACACCACCAAACCTCAAGTATAAGAAAATTAAAGGACTATAGCAAATTCTAGTTTGCTTTTTGTCAAAAGAAAGTCTTGAACTATGCAGTGTAATGTCCATTGGCCACTCAAAGCATTGAACCATTCAATGATTAAGGAAGCTGAAAGTGCATTAGTATAGTTATAAACTTATAATAGTAATCATATAAAAGCTACTTAAAAGACAAAAATGCATTAGAATggtcataataataataacataaaAGCTACTTGAAAATTAAGATATCAATCCAAATTCCCAGTGAAAGGAACATTAGGATTCACCTTTTTAATCTTCAGGTCTCCATAGCTTGTAACTTGCCAGAGCTCAGCTTCTCGCTTTATCCTTGATATCTCACCCTCCAATTTCTGACACTTGGCAGCAAATTCTGCGGTTAATGCCTTTTGCTTACTAACTTGCATTTCTAATAAATCCACCTTATTGTGCAGCTTTCCTATTTCCAAATGTGCTGTATCAAGCTGGAATTCTAATGCCTTTCTTGTTGCCTCCACAGCATCTATTTTAGTTGCAAATTCAGCAGATTTTGTCCTCTCCTCCTCAGCTTTCACTTCTAAGGAACCCACTTTCTCACGAAGCTTGCTCACTTCCAAATGTGCAGACTCAAGCTGAGACTCTAATGCCTTTTTCGCAGCCTCTACAGCCTGCATGCATACTGCAAATTCTGTAGATGATGCCCTCTCCTCCACCACCTTGCTTTCTAATAGACCCACCATTTCATTCAGACTACCAACTTCCAGATGAGCTGACTCAAGCTGAGACTCCAATACACTTTTAGCAGCCTCTGCAGCCTCTACCCTAGCTTTAAGTTCTGCAGACAGTGCCTTCTCGCCCTCAACTTTTCCTTCTAACAAGCACACCTTATCATATAGCTTTCCAACTTCCAATTCTGCTGATTCTAGCTGAGACTCCAGTGCCTTCCTCTTTGCCTCCACAGCCACAACTTTTGCTGTGGCCACTTGTTTTGATTCATTGGCCAAGTCTAGCTGCCTCTGCAGTTCAAGCAACTTATCCTCAGCAACTCCGAGCTGATTGCAAGAAGCCTCAAACTGATTTCGTGAATCTACTAAAGCCATCTCCAATTCTGTTTTCTCACTTCCCATTTTTGCAACCTTTTCTTCCAATTCAGCCAACTGCTGATGCAAAGCTTCAACTTTCAATGGGCTCTCTCTCATACCAACTCGGGCAGAATCAGCTTCAAGTTCCATGTTAGAACTTATACGATCAGCTTCAGGCAAAGCAACAAGCCTCTCCATCTCAAGGAAATCATCCATGAGATCAATCTCTACAGAAGCAGTGAGGTTTCTTTCACTGGCCTTATCATTCTTGAACTGATCAAGTTCAGCAATTAAAGCTGATGCCCAAGAATCTGAGCAGCCTGACTCATTTTCCATACAAAGCAACCGTTCTCCACTATCTGATTGGCTATCTGTGACAGATTCCACACAAATTGCATTTGCAATAGGCTTGTGGTCATTTACAGGTAGTGATTTTTTACGTCCTCGAGACCGTAACTTACGGCATTCAGCTTCAAGTTTAGCAACCTTTTTAATGCTCTCTAAATGTTGCTTGCTGGCTGTCTCTGCTGCTTGATTACTCAGCTCCCTTTCTAGTGTCAGCATCCGGAGATCCTCAGATTGAGAGAATATCTCAACCTTGAGAGCTGCATTTTCTTTCTCAGTAGCTTTGAGTTTTGCTCGAAGACCTAGGTCAACTGCTGCAGCAGCTTCAGATTTTGCAGTTTGCAGCTGCACTTTGAGCTCATCAAGCTGCTTCTCAAGCTCAACCTTCTCTGATTCCCACGCATGGGTCTTTCTAATGACAGCATCATGGactttctcctcctgctcctctcttgCTTGGCGGAGCTGCCTGACGCATTCCTTGAGGGCACCATCAAGGTGACCAATTCTATCTTCAAGAGAAGAGTTTTTCTTGTTTGCAGCTTCAAGTTGCCGCTTCAGAGCTGAAACTTCAGTTTCTGCCTGTTCCCAGCCTACCAAAATATAATGTTTGAATATTCACAAAGAaccaaatgaaaaaaattatgaaatgcaagttgaacaaagccaaaaaaaaagaagaagaaaaacctTGTACATCCGTATGAGGTTACAACTCATTAACTGACAGACACTTTATCTAAAGAAAATAGAGTAGAGTAGTAAGCCCAACATAACCAGGAATCTTGGGTTGAAAAGATTCCAAAGACATCATCTAGTTCTTCAAACAAGTTCATCTAGGTCTTATCAATAGTAGGTAGCTTTAGCAAGTATTCCTTAAAAATACTTAGTAAACTTTTCGTTGTTGATAAACTAATGGATAAATATTGTTAGCCTAACAACCAATTGCATCAACATGCATTCTCTTCTGCACAGAGAAGGAACATATGCTTGCACATGTAGAGAGAGTGATAATAGTGAAAATTTTGATTAAGACGGTAAATATTTGTGTTTTTTGAAGTAAAAACAAGAATTATTTGTTATTTTgttatatatgatttatgcatATCTGTTAagacttctccctctctctctctctctctctctctatgtgtgtgtgtgcgtgcacgCATGTGcataagagagagagatggtgaTATATTACATTGCATAATTAATGAGCAACAGACACGACATTATAGTTTTCTTGTTTTGAGGAGATAAAGTTGCATTATGATGTGAAGTGATAACGAGGCATGCTGCATTAAGACGTTAGACAGGAGTCATAGGAAAAATTAGAATGCCTATGTTGAGATGCAACCATATAAAGGTAAAAGGGCAATTTTGATAAGTTCTTCAGTATTGTTCCAGTTAAATGTAAGAACTTCACATCCTGAACTTATGGAGAAACTATCTTATTTGTTCAACAGATTAACTTCTAGACTCACAGTTTAAATAGCACGGTCATGTCAGCCGCTATAGAGTCTAACAAtcaagaagggaagaagaaaggTCTCTAAGACATTTTCTATAGAAGATTGGAGAACACAAATAGCCAGGTGAAGCAACCACCACAGACTGAATGGCCCAACAAAGCATACAACTGCTCATTGGTGATAGAGCTTCAACAGCACCAATGATCAGCAACAAATCATAATAGAATTACTGTCTCACACAAGTTGACCATCAGGATACTAAGGATAGGCACATAACTGGAATCATTGAGCAGCAGGAGTGTAAGT from Elaeis guineensis isolate ETL-2024a chromosome 9, EG11, whole genome shotgun sequence includes these protein-coding regions:
- the LOC105051924 gene encoding LOW QUALITY PROTEIN: chlorophyllide a oxygenase, chloroplastic (The sequence of the model RefSeq protein was modified relative to this genomic sequence to represent the inferred CDS: inserted 2 bases in 2 codons); the protein is MTTAVALSLLPTSLFRPSSNFYLKKSQNFGGRYGFRVLAVIGEEGSGGLMKNTWGAIFDVEHPGPRVLPSNGKHLDVNQALEVARMDIQYCDWRARQDLLTIMLLHEKVVEVLNPLAREFKSIGTMKKELAELQQELAEAHGKVHLSEARVAAALDKLAYMEALVNDKLLPDRTSSESTADRTSLTPSTSSTYADPVKTKSYQSSLNVSGPIQPYHPNLKNFWYPVAFSNDLKDDTMIPIDCFEEPWVIFRGKDGKPGCVRNTCAHRACPFXLGSVNEGRIQCPYHGWEYSTDGKCEKMPSTHMLNVRIQSLPCFEHEGMVWIWPXDSPPLETLPSLQPPPGFTIHAEIVMELPVEHGLLLDNLLDLAHAPFTHTSTFAKGWSVPSVVKFLTPASGLQGYWDPYPIDMEFRPPCIVLSTIGISKPGKLKGQNTRQCSTHLHQLHVCLPSSRQKTRLLYRMSLDFAPLLKHMPFMHILWRYFAEKVLNEDLRLVVGQQDRMINGANIWNLPVSYDKLGVRYRLWRTALERGAEHLPLTKQDK